TCGGAGGTGAAGCTATTTTCTCTAATTACACGACGTGCAATATCTGGCATTCTTTGAGTTACTGTAAACTCAGTAAAAGAGCCAGCATCTGAGCCTACAAGGGGTGCTGGTAGTGGTAAATTGGGGATTTGAGGTTTATTCACTAAAAACTGCTATCTCCTGCTAATTTTTAGTTATTTTAACTTAATTTTTTAAATTTATAACCCCTAATTTTGAGATAAGTCGGAGATATTGCATGGTTTAATTAGTCGTTCATCATTGCTTTGGTAAAAATTCACCTGTTCGTATAAGTCACTAAAATCAATCTAAAAATCTATTGTTTCCAGTTTTAAAATATCTGATTCTGTTTCTAATTCTGTGAATGAATATCCATTTACCCTTTAGCAATTCAGGAGGCAGGAGATAGGAGGCAGGAGGCAGGAGGAACCCACATTTAAAAACGTAGGATTGAAGCAAGGACGCTTTGTATTTCGTGCTACGCATCTCGATACAATTCTTTTTTTAAACTGGGCTTTAAACCCAGAATTAAAGTTTTTATTGATACTTCTTTCCTCCTGCCTCCTGCCCTCTTGCCTTGCCATAACGACAATTTTCAACGCCTACCTACTTATATACATTTGAAGTTGTTTACTGGCTACTTTTAGTCTAAGTCTTACTAACTAATTTTTGTAGTAAGGGTGGGAGTGGATGATTCTCAAACTGGGAATATTGGGAATCAATTCGGTGAGCTTTTTGAACCGTCCGTTGAAAAAACAGATTGGCTAATTTTAATTCCCGAAAAATCTTTTGCGGATCTTCAAGATGGGTTGTGGGTAGTTGCTGTCCCATTTTTTTGAGGACTAAACCCATAGGAATTTTAATTTCATCCTGGAGTTTAAGAAAACGGGTAAATATGGGGGCAAAAGCGGAAATTAAAGAACCAGCACCTCCTCTAGCTTGTCCCCAACCGATGTAGTAAATCCCTTTGTAATCTTCAAGAAATGACCCTCCATAACATTGTACTGTTGCTCCTTCCACCCGTTGCAGTTCTGGAGGTAAAAATGGATAAGCAACATGAAAACCAGTTCCACAAACAATTAAATCAAAAGTTTCTCGACTACCATCCGCAAATTCAACTTCCCCACCATCTAAATGTCGTACCTCTGGCTTATAGGTAATGCGACCGTGTTTAATATAGTAAGGCACCTCATTATTTAAGGTCGGGTGCTTATCAAAAATTCGATATTTGGGTTCGGGTAGACCATAATCTTTGTGCTTACCGAAGGTCAGCAAAATAATTACATAAGCCATAAACCGCTGAAACCATTCTGGCATCCACCATTCAATTAAATCTAAAACTGGAACACCTACAAAGGTTTTGGGAATAAACCACAC
The genomic region above belongs to Anabaena sphaerica FACHB-251 and contains:
- a CDS encoding flavin-containing monooxygenase — protein: MLDTTHKHLILGAGFVGLGMAEALKSASIPYDQVDVSDDIGGNWYHGVYETAHIISSRKITQFTHFPMPDNYPDFPSAKNIRDYLNSFADHFELRKNIELNRQVSYVRPVENNLWEVTFDNGEQRIYKGIIICNGHHWCKRFPTFSGEFDGEIIHSKDYKNPQQVRGKRVLVIGGGNSACDIAAEAARVGAKSVLSMRESVWFIPKTFVGVPVLDLIEWWMPEWFQRFMAYVIILLTFGKHKDYGLPEPKYRIFDKHPTLNNEVPYYIKHGRITYKPEVRHLDGGEVEFADGSRETFDLIVCGTGFHVAYPFLPPELQRVEGATVQCYGGSFLEDYKGIYYIGWGQARGGAGSLISAFAPIFTRFLKLQDEIKIPMGLVLKKMGQQLPTTHLEDPQKIFRELKLANLFFQRTVQKAHRIDSQYSQFENHPLPPLLQKLVSKT